In Passer domesticus isolate bPasDom1 chromosome 32, bPasDom1.hap1, whole genome shotgun sequence, the following are encoded in one genomic region:
- the LOC135288376 gene encoding mucosal pentraxin-like: protein MGPLWLCLLILTAFPGSTALQDLGGLVFVFPQESDRAHVQVTARLETPLTDFALCLKSYTDLTRPYSLFSYATKTHSNEILLFKPKPGQYDFNIGDQFLSFRVPEVLGGVEHVCVSWESSTGIVSFWFNGKPWPRKGLQKGYTVGVPASIVLGQDQDSFGGGFDAKQSFVGEISSVYMWDTGISTMEAVSAMYDTPERDPIFGWKNFPYKIVGEVYLKP, encoded by the exons ATGGGGCCACTGTGGCTCTGCCTCCTCATCCTCACTGCATTCCCTGGCTCCACAGCCCTGCAAG aCCTGGGCGGCTTGGTGTTCGTGTTCCCCCAAGAGTCCGATCGCGCCCACGTGCAGGtgacagccaggctggagaCGCCCCTGACCGACTTTGCCTTGTGCCTCAAGTCCTACACCGACCTCACCCGGCCCTACAGCCTCTTCTCCTACGCCACCAAAACACACAGCAACGAGATCCTCCTCTTCAAGCCCAAACCTGGCCAGTATGACTTCAACATCGGCGACCAGTTCTTGTCCTTCAGGGTGCCCGAAGTTCTCGGGGGGGTCGAGCACGTCTGCGTCAGCTGGGAATCCTCCACGGGCATTGTCAGCTTCTGGTTCAACGGGAAGCCCTGGCCgaggaaggggctgcagaagggCTACACGGTGGGAGTGCCAGCATCCATCGTGCTGGGGCAGGACCAGGACAGCTTCGGGGGTGGTTTTGATGCCAAGCAGTCCTTCGTGGGGGAGATTTCATCCGTGTACATGTGGGACACGGGGATCTCCACCATGGAGGCGGTGTCAGCCATGTACGACACACCTGAAAGAGACCCCATTTTTGGCTGGAAGAATTTCCCCTACAAGATCGTGGGCGAGGTGTACCTGAAGCCCTGA
- the DUSP23 gene encoding dual specificity protein phosphatase 23 isoform X2, producing the protein MGASEPPNFSWVVEGRLAGLAMPREPGHYRYLRERGVRHLVSLTERAPPHHGCCPQIQLHRLRVADFTPPSPEQIQSFLRIVEEANGRGERGTWASSSATQPPCPCVQAVAVHCMLGHGRTGTLLACYLCKEQHLAGGDAIREIRRLRPGSIETAEQEQAVLRFCQHLGTGEES; encoded by the exons ATGGGTGCATCGGAGCCCCCCAACTTCTCGTGGGTGGTTGAGGGGCGGCTGGCGGGGCTGGCGATGCCGCGGGAGCCGGGGCACTACCGGTACCTGCGGGAGCGCGGCGTGCGGCACCTGGTGTCCCTGACCGAGCGGGCCCCGCCCCACCACGGCTGCTGTCCCCAAATCCAGCTCCACCGGCTCCGCGTGGCCGACTTCACCCCGCCGAGCCCCGAGCAGATCCAGAGCTTCCTGCGGATCGTGGAGGAGGCCAATGGCCGCGGGGAG AGGGGCACGTGGGCGTCCAGCAGTGCCACCCAGCcgccgtgtccctgtgtccaggCCGTGGCAGTGCACTGCATGCTGGGCCACGGCCGGACTGGCACGCTGCTGGCCTGTTACCTGTGCAaggagcagcacctggcagGTGGTGATGCCATCCGCGAGATCCGGCGCCTCCGGCCCGGCTCCATCGAgactgcagagcaggagcaggccGTGCTCCGCTTCTGCCAGCACCTGGG CACTGGCGAGGAGAGCTGA
- the LOC135288087 gene encoding atypical chemokine receptor 1-like: protein MAGQRAGRATGLEALLTLLELVQILHSNSESPGPVCLLAPPSPRPDPTDQPVRSWGSLVLSGITGIPRAPWGYGDFGGLGVPSSEQDRGGPCPHRGCAHPPGSASSPCPSCETTAPSRPHPAAGRPQPRPRVSLPDNPPCPALPAIPTPGQPHAGTRALWHLPDAHPPHPQSPGILETPDSLDLGEITGNLSSFYDDDTYINDTLLDYDATPCRNHFCPLFQRVAPPFLAATCAAAALATGALLVALAKRPQAWRWPQSRALVAQLALGTALFAALLPALAAGVARGWHLGTGLCRLTHLLWHWSVFGQALLVASGSCGTAWARWDPRSRRLAVALWAAALLLATPAALVSGVAAGTACVRRSVGILAPVYLLHLALCLCLLLLLPAGLLLAAPRLRASGAGLAWLFLGLWAPYGAGLAGEFLLQAGLLEPTCGSFEHFDIVLGLSEGLGVLHCGLGPLALLLARSCHRDAGAAGGC, encoded by the exons ATGGCGGGACAGAGAGCAGGGAGAGCCACCGGCCTCGAGGCGCTGCTGACGCTTCTTGAACTTGTACAAATCCTTCACTCCAACAGCGAGAGCCCCGGCCCCGTTTGCTTGCTTGCACCTCCATCCCCACGCCCCGACCCCACAGACCAACCCGTGA GATCATGGGGATCCCTGGTGCTGAGCGGGATCACGGGAATCCCCAGGGCCCCGTGGGGttatggggattttgggggtttaggAGTCCCCAGTTCTGAACAGGACCGCGGGGGTCCGTGTCCCCACaggggctgtgcccaccctcCGGGCTCTGCATCCTCCCCGTGTCCCTCCTGTGAGACAACGGCCCCGTCCCGGCCCCACCCCGCAGCCGGCCGTCCCCAGCCGCGTCCCCGTGTGTCCCTCCCTGATAacccgccctgcccagccctgcccgccaTCCCCACACCGGGGCAGCCCCACGCTGGGACCAGGGCGCTGTGGCACCTGCCCGATGCCCACCCCCCTCACCCGCAGAGCCCCGGCATCCTGGAGACCCCGGACTCCCTGGACCTGGGGGAAATCACGGGCAACCTCTCCTCCTTCTACGACGACGACACTTACATCAACGACACCCTCCTGGACTACGACGCCACACCCTGCCGCAACCACTTCTGTCCCCTCTTCCAGCGCGTGGCCCCCCCTTTCCTGGCCGCCACCTGCGCCGCGGCCGCGCTGGCCACCGGCGCTTTGCTGGTGGCCCTGGCCAAGCGTCCCCAGGCGTGGCGGTGGCCGCAGAGCCGAGCGCTGGTGGCACAGCTGGCGCTGGGCACGGCGCTGTTCGCGGCGCTGCTGCCCGCGCTGGCCGCGGGCGTGGCGCGGGGCTGGCACCTGGGCACGGGGCTGTGTCGCCTCACGCACCTCCTGTGGCACTGGAGCGTCTTCGGCCAGGCGCTGCTGGTGGCCAGCGGCTCCTGCGGCACCGCCTGGGCTCGCTGGGACCCCCGGAGCCGGCGCTTGGCCGTGGCCCTGTGGGCAGCGGCGCTGCTCTTGGCCACTCCGGCCGCTCTGGTCAGCGGCGTGGCGGCGGGCACCGCCTGCGTCCGGCGCAGCGTGGGCATCCTGGCACCGGTTTACCTGCTGCACCTGgcgctgtgcctgtgcctgctgctgctgctgcccgcggggctgctgctggccgcgccGCGCCTCAGGGCGAGCGGCGCCGGGCTCGCCTGGCTcttcctggggctctgggcGCCCTACGGAGCGGGGCTGGCCGGGgagttcctgctgcaggccgGGCTGCTGGAGCCCACCTGCGGCTCCTTCGAGCACTTCGACATCGTGCTGGGGCTGAgcgaggggctgggggtgctgcacTGCGGCCTCGGGCCCCTGGCGCTGCTGCTCGCCCGGAGCTGCCACCGCGATGCCGGCGCTGCCGGGGGCTGCTGA
- the CADM3 gene encoding cell adhesion molecule 3 — protein sequence MQPPALGILLLIACFGSARGNLSRDESQPTTSDETVVAGGTVVLKCQVEDPDDSSLQWSNPAQQTLYFGEKRALRDNRIQLERSTPNELTISISDVVLADEGEYTCSIFTMPVRTAKALVTVLGIPQKPQIFGHEQPIDEEKVARLICRSSGSKPAAQLRWRKGNRDIKDSGTEVVEDPNGKTFTVTSRVEFRVTKEDNEVEVTCTVDHESLQNSERSTTQKLQVHYKPTAKIEPHPQYPREGEKLQLQCDGQGNPIPQEFLWEKEGSDAPLQLSSDSVLIFPFLNKSDSGTYVCTATSSMGSVVAKYNLDVSDASPVPSTSSTYHAMIGGVVAVIVFLLLSLLIVLGHYLIRHKGTYLTHEAKGSDDAPDADTAIINAEGGQAGGDDKKEYFI from the exons ATGCAGCCGCCAGCCCTCGGCATCCTCCTGCTCATCGCCTGCTTCGGCAGCGCCCGGGGAAACCTCTCCCGCGACG AGAGCCAGCCCACGACGTCAGACGAGACCGTGGTGGCCGGGGGCACGGTGGTGCTCAAGTGCCAGGTGGAGGATCCCGATGATTCCTCACTGCAGTGGTccaaccctgcccagcagaccCTGTACTTCGGGGAGAAACGAG ccctgcgGGATAACAGGATCCAGCTGGAGAGGTCCACCCCCAACGAGCTGACCATCAGCATCAGCGACGTGGTGCTGGCCGACGAGGGCGAGTACACCTGCTCCATCTTCACCATGCCCGTGAGGACAGCCAAGGCCCTGGTCACCGTGCTGG gaaTCCCCCAGAAGCCCCAGATCTTCGGGCACGAGCAGCCCATCGACGAGGAGAAGGTGGCGCGGCTCATCTGCCGCTCGTCCGGCAGCAAACCCGCGGCGCAGCTGCGCTGGAGGAAGGGCAACAGGGACATCAAGG actCGGGCACCGAGGTGGTGGAGGACCCCAATGGCAAGACCTTCACGGTGACCAGCAGGGTGGAGTTCCGTGTCACCAAGGAGGACAATGAGGTCGAGGTCACCTGCACCGTGGACCACGAGTCCCTGCAGAACTCGGAGAGGTCCACCACGCAGAAGCTGCAGGTCCACT ACAAGCCCACAGCGAAGATCGAGCCGCACCCGCAGTACCCACGGGAgggggagaagctgcagctgcaaTGTGACGGGCAGGGCAACCCCAT CCCGCAGGAATTCCTCTGGGAGAAGGAGGGCAGCGACgctcccctgcagctcagctccgACAGCGTCCTCATCTTCCCCTTCCTCAACAAGAGTGACAGTGGCACCTACGTGTGCACGGCCACCAGCTCCATGGGCAGCGTGGTGGCCAAGTACAACCTGGACGTCAGCG ATGCCAGCCCGGTGCCCTCGACCTCCAGCACCTACCACGCGATGATTGGCGGGGTGGTGGCTGTCATCgtcttcctcctgctcagcctcctcATCGTGCTGGGACATTACCTGATCAGGCACAAAG GCACGTACCTGACCCACGAGGCCAAGGGCTCGGACGACGCTCCGGACGCCGACACCGCCATCATCAACGCCGAGGGCGGCCAGGCCGGCGGCGACGACAAGAAGGAATATTTCATCTAA
- the DUSP23 gene encoding dual specificity protein phosphatase 23 isoform X4, with the protein MGASEPPNFSWVVEGRLAGLAMPREPGHYRYLRERGVRHLVSLTERAPPHHGCCPQIQLHRLRVADFTPPSPEQIQSFLRIVEEANGRGEEQHLAGGDAIREIRRLRPGSIETAEQEQAVLRFCQHLGTGEES; encoded by the exons ATGGGTGCATCGGAGCCCCCCAACTTCTCGTGGGTGGTTGAGGGGCGGCTGGCGGGGCTGGCGATGCCGCGGGAGCCGGGGCACTACCGGTACCTGCGGGAGCGCGGCGTGCGGCACCTGGTGTCCCTGACCGAGCGGGCCCCGCCCCACCACGGCTGCTGTCCCCAAATCCAGCTCCACCGGCTCCGCGTGGCCGACTTCACCCCGCCGAGCCCCGAGCAGATCCAGAGCTTCCTGCGGATCGTGGAGGAGGCCAATGGCCGCGGGGAG gagcagcacctggcagGTGGTGATGCCATCCGCGAGATCCGGCGCCTCCGGCCCGGCTCCATCGAgactgcagagcaggagcaggccGTGCTCCGCTTCTGCCAGCACCTGGG CACTGGCGAGGAGAGCTGA
- the DUSP23 gene encoding dual specificity protein phosphatase 23 isoform X1 translates to MGASEPPNFSWVVEGRLAGLAMPREPGHYRYLRERGVRHLVSLTERAPPHHGCCPQIQLHRLRVADFTPPSPEQIQSFLRIVEEANGRGEHWRGELRTWMAPMELGTPECQACPAPSVPSCIKGLACGFSPHLVLGYTLGGCLVMALLGTPRPSLVGSCILGFGVLALGSCVWGSSGFWFWIPALSSLRALNLGSFRIPILGLFGILALESLGVMALASWVWGPSGFWIPALSSLRALVLGSFRVLVVGLFRILALGSLGSQILAPASGFWLWSPSSVSWLRGLSESWFQYLESGVSLGVPALGSLWVLALGSQLWVLALGSFGVLILGSHRVLVLGSSGVPNLGPGSEFWLWSPGFGVLVLGSLRVLFVGSHGIPALGWFCPWGRSVPGVLEGPRAAPPEHPRAVTRQRPDATWRVTTVSAPGGRPGTLTLKV, encoded by the exons ATGGGTGCATCGGAGCCCCCCAACTTCTCGTGGGTGGTTGAGGGGCGGCTGGCGGGGCTGGCGATGCCGCGGGAGCCGGGGCACTACCGGTACCTGCGGGAGCGCGGCGTGCGGCACCTGGTGTCCCTGACCGAGCGGGCCCCGCCCCACCACGGCTGCTGTCCCCAAATCCAGCTCCACCGGCTCCGCGTGGCCGACTTCACCCCGCCGAGCCCCGAGCAGATCCAGAGCTTCCTGCGGATCGTGGAGGAGGCCAATGGCCGCGGGGAG CACTGGCGAGGAGAGCTGAGGACATGGATGGCACCCATGGAATTGGGCACCCCAGAGTGCCAGGCATGCCCAGCCCCATCTGTCCCCTCCTGCATTAAAGGACTGGCCTGTGGCTTCTCTCCACATCTGGTTTTGGGGTACACACTGGGGGGATGCCTGGTcatggctctgctgggcacccCCAGACCCAGCTTGGTTGGCAGCTGcatcctgggatttggggtcctgGCTCTGGGGTCTTGTGTTTGGGGTTCCTCAGGGTTCTGGTTCTGGATCCCAGCTTTGAGCTCCCTCAGGGCCCTGAATTTGGGGTCATTCAGGATCCCAATTCTGGGGTTGTTTGGGATCCTGGCTCTGGAATCCCTTGGGGTGATGGCTCTGGCGtcctgggtttggggtccctcAGGGTTCTGGATCCCAGCTTTGAGCTCCCTCAGGGCCCTGGTTTTGGGGTCATTCAGGGTCCTGGTTGTGGGGTTGTTCAGGATCCTGGCTCTGGGGTCCCTGGGTTCCCAGATCTTGGCTCCTGCCTCTGGATTTTGGCTTTGGAgtcccagctctgtgtcctggCTCAGGGGTCTCTCAGAGTCCTGGTTCCAGTATCTTGAGTCTGGGGTCTCTCTTGgtgtcccagctctggggtctctCTGGGTCCTGGCTTTGGGGTCCCAACTCTGGGTTCTGGCTCTGGGATCCTTTGGGGTGCTCATTCTGGGGTCTCACAGGGTCCTGGTTCTGGGGTCATCTGGGGTCCCAAATCTGGGTCCTGGATCTGAGTTCTGGCTTTGGAGTCCTGGTTTTGGGGtcttggttttggggtccctcagGGTTCTGTTTGTGGGGTCCCATGggatcccagctctggggtggtTCTGTCCCTGGGGTCGTTCTGTCCCTGGGGTCCTTGAGGGACCACGAGCAGCccccccagagcaccccagaGCTGTCACCCGCCAGCGCCCCGATGCCACGTGGAGGGTGACAACCGTGTCAGCGCCCGGGGGCCGACCCGGGACGTTGACGCTTAAAGTGTAG
- the DUSP23 gene encoding dual specificity protein phosphatase 23 isoform X3, with protein MGASEPPNFSWVVEGRLAGLAMPREPGHYRYLRERGVRHLVSLTERAPPHHGCCPQIQLHRLRVADFTPPSPEQIQSFLRIVEEANGRGEAVAVHCMLGHGRTGTLLACYLCKEQHLAGGDAIREIRRLRPGSIETAEQEQAVLRFCQHLGTGEES; from the exons ATGGGTGCATCGGAGCCCCCCAACTTCTCGTGGGTGGTTGAGGGGCGGCTGGCGGGGCTGGCGATGCCGCGGGAGCCGGGGCACTACCGGTACCTGCGGGAGCGCGGCGTGCGGCACCTGGTGTCCCTGACCGAGCGGGCCCCGCCCCACCACGGCTGCTGTCCCCAAATCCAGCTCCACCGGCTCCGCGTGGCCGACTTCACCCCGCCGAGCCCCGAGCAGATCCAGAGCTTCCTGCGGATCGTGGAGGAGGCCAATGGCCGCGGGGAG gCCGTGGCAGTGCACTGCATGCTGGGCCACGGCCGGACTGGCACGCTGCTGGCCTGTTACCTGTGCAaggagcagcacctggcagGTGGTGATGCCATCCGCGAGATCCGGCGCCTCCGGCCCGGCTCCATCGAgactgcagagcaggagcaggccGTGCTCCGCTTCTGCCAGCACCTGGG CACTGGCGAGGAGAGCTGA
- the LOC135288377 gene encoding serum amyloid P-component-like, which yields MGHLQLWLLVLAGLAGIVAQEDLYRKVFVFRKDPSDAFVVLQAQLEQPLRNFTVCLRSYTDLTRPHSLFSYATKAQDNEILLFKPKPEEYRFYVGGKFVTFRVPEGRRDWEHVCASWESASGIAEFWLNGKPWPRKGLQRGYTVGATAAILLGQEQDSFGGGFDLYNSFSGELSDVYLWDTGLSPDKMRAAFLSLRLPPALLAWNSLSYEVKGDVVVKARLREVLGA from the exons ATGGgccacctgcagctctggctgctcgtCCTGGCCGGGCTCGCGGGGATCGTGGCCCAGGAAG ACCTGTACCGAAAGGTGTTCGTGTTCCGGAAGGATCCCAGCGACGCCTTCGTGGTGCTGCAGGcgcagctggagcagcccctgcgCAACTTCACCGTGTGCCTGCGCTCCTACACCGACCTCACCCGGCCACACAGCCTCTTCTCCTACGCCACCAAAGCCCAGGACAACGAGATCCTGCTCTTCAAGCCCAAACCCGAGGAGTACCGCTTCTACGTGGGGGGAAAGTTTGTCACCTTCCGTGTCCCCGAGGGccgcagggactgggagcacgtGTGCGCCAGCTGGGAATCCGCCAGCGGCATCGCCGAGTTCTGGCTCAACGGCAAGCCCTGGCCgaggaaggggctgcagaggggctaCACTGTGGGGGCCACGGCTGCCatcctgctggggcaggagcaggacagctTCGGAGGTGGCTTTGACCTCTACAACTCCTTCTCGGGGGAGCTGAGCGACGTCTACCTGTGGGACACGGGGCTGTCGCCGGATAAGATGCGCGCGGCCTTCCTGTCGCTGCGCCTGCCGCCCGCGCTGCTGGCCTGGAACAGCCTCAGCTACGAGGTCAAGGGAGATGTGGTGGTGAAAGCCCGGCTCCGGGAGGTGCTGGGGgcctga